One genomic region from Lynx canadensis isolate LIC74 chromosome E1, mLynCan4.pri.v2, whole genome shotgun sequence encodes:
- the DHX33 gene encoding ATP-dependent RNA helicase DHX33 isoform X1: MPEEAGFPPAKRFRPGCGPPGGRVVMLLTAGGGGGRRQQQPVLAQPAASPYPEAVERQRRSLPIFQARGQLLAQLRNLDSAVLIGETGSGKTTQLPQYLYEGGVGRQGVIAVTQPRRVAAISLASRVSDEKRTELGKLVGYSVRFDDISSEDTRIKFLTDGMLLREAISDSLLRKYSCVILDEAHERTVHTDVLFGVVKAAQKRRKELGRLPLKVIVMSATMDVDLFSQYFGGAPVLYLEGRQHPIQVFYTKQPQQDYLHAALVSVFQIHQEAPPSQDILVFLTGQEEIEATSKICRDIARHLPDGCPSLLVLPLYASLPYAQQLRVFQGAPKGCRKVIISTNIAETSITIPGIKYVVDTGMVKAKRYNPDGGLEVLAVQRVSKTQAWQRTGRAGREDSGVCYRLYTEDEFEKFDKMTVPEIQRCDLAGVMLQLLAMKVPDVLTFDFMSKPSPDHIQAAVAQLELLGALERKDEQLTLTPLGRKMAAFPLEPRFAKAILLSPKFHCTEEMLTIVSLLSVDSVLCNPPSRRDEVQAVRRKFASSEGDHVTLLNVYRAFRSAGGNKDWCKENFVNSKNVMLAGEVRAQLRDICLKITSCYKSIQRGKQWHRRAETTSPTSCPSKDRPGLAVWRRSFQSFPAHMSMPMVSSHGDVESIRRCLAHSLFMSTAELQPDGTYATTDTHQPVAVHPSSVLFHCRPACVVYTELLYTNRCYMRGLCVVDADWLYEAAPDYFRRKLRAARD, encoded by the exons ATGCCGGAGGAGGCGGGCTTCCCGCCGGCCAAGAGGTTCCGGCCGGGCTGCGGGCCTCCCGGGGGGCGCGTGGTGATGCTGCTGaccgcgggcggcggcggcggccggaggCAGCAGCAGCCGGTCCTGGCCCAGCCCGCGGCCAGCCCCTACCCCGAGGCGGTGGAGCGGCAGCGCCGGAGCCTGCCGATCTTCCAGGCGCGGGGGCAGCTGCTGGCCCAGCTCCGAAACCTGGACAGCGCCGTCCTCATCG GGGAGACAGGCTCTGGGAAGACGACTCAGCTCCCGCAGTACCTCTACGAGGGGGGCGTGGGCCGCCAGGGCGTCATCGCGGTGACCCAGCCTCGCCGGGTGGCCGCCATCTCTCTTGCGTCTCGAGTCTCGGACGAGAAGAGAACTGAACTCGGGAAGCTG GTTGGCTATTCCGTGCGCTTTGACGACATCAGCTCCGAGGACACCAGGATCAAGTTCCTGACGGACGGCATGCTTCTGCGAGAAGCGATTTCAGACTCCTTGCTCCGGAAGTACAGCTGTGTCATTTTGGACGAAGCCCACGAACGGACCGTCCACACGGACGTGCTCTTCGGGGTCGTGAAGGCCGCGCAGAAGCggaggaaggagctggggagACTGCCTCTCAAA GTGATCGTGATGTCCGCCACGATGGACGTGGATCTGTTCTCGCAGTATTTCGGCGGGGCACCCGTCCTCTACCTGGAGGGTCGGCAGCATCCCATCCAGGTGTTTTACACCAAACAGCCCCAGCAGGACTACCTGCACGCCGCTCTCGTCTCCGTCTTCCAGATCCACCAG GAGGCCCCCCCCTCTCAGGACATCCTGGTGTTCCTCACCGGCCAGGAGGAGATCGAAGCCACGAGCAAGATCTGCCGAGACATCGCCAGGCACCTCCCGGAcggctgcccctccctgctggtcCTGCCTCTGTACGCCTCCCTGCCCTACGCCCAGCAGCTCCGCGTCTTCCAGGGAGCCCCGAAG gGCTGTCGCAAAGTGATCATTTCCACCAACATTGCCGAAACCTCCATAACCATTCCGGGAATAAAATACGTAGTCGACACGGGCATGGTTAAAGCAAAGAGGTATAATCCCG ACGGCGGCCTGGAGGTGCTGGCCGTGCAGCGCGTGTCAAAGACCCAGGCCTGGCAGCGCACGGGCCGGGCCGGCAGGGAGGACAGTGGCGTCTGTTACCGGCTGTACACGGAGGACGAGTTCGAGAAGTTTGACAAGATGACCGTGCCAGAGATCCAGAG GTGTGACCTGGCCGGCGTGATGCTGCAGCTCTTGGCAATGAAAGTCCCCGACGTGCTCACCTTCGACTTCATGTCCAAGCCCTCTCCAG ACCACATTCAGGCGGCCGTGGCACAGCTGGAGCTGCTGGGAGCCCTGGAGCGGAAGGACGAGCAGCTCACCCTGACTCCGCTCGGAAGGAAGATGGCAGCTTTCCCTTTAGAGCCCAGGTTCGCCAAA GCCATCCTCCTGTCCCCCAAGTTCCACTGCACGGAGGAGATGCTGACCATCGTGTCCCTGCTGTCCGTGGACAGCGTCCTGTGCAACCCTCCCTCCCGGCGGGATGAGGTGCAGGCCGTCCGCAGGAAGTTCGCGTCCAGCGAGGGCGACCACGTCACCTTGCTCAACGTCTACCGGGCCTTCAGAAGCGCCGGCGGGAACAAG gATTGGTGCAAAGAAAATTTTGTCAACAGCAAGAACGTGATGCTGGCAGGCGAAGTCCGAGCACAGCTGAGGGACATCTGCCTGAAG ATTACTTCTTGTTACAAGTCGATACAGCGCGGAAAACAGTGGCACAGACGGGCTGAAACAACTTCTCCCACATCCTGCCCTTCCAAAGACAGACCAGGGTTAGCAGTCTGGCGTAGATCCTTCCAGTCTTTTCCTGCACAC ATGTCGATGCCCATGGTGTCCTCCCACGGGGACGTGGAGAGCATCCGCCGCTGCCTGGCCCACAGTCTGTTCATGAGCACCGCCGAGCTGCAGCCCGACGGCACCTACGCGACCACGGACACGCACCAGCCGGTGGCCGTCCACCCCTCGTCCGTCCTCTTCCACTGCCGGCCGGCCTGCGTCGTGTACACGGAGCTGCTCTACACCAACAGGTGCTACATGCGGGGCCTGTGCGTGGTGGACGCGGACTGGCTGTACGAGGCCGCCCCCGACTACTTCCGGAGGAAGCTGAGGGCCGCCCGAGACTGA
- the DHX33 gene encoding ATP-dependent RNA helicase DHX33 isoform X3 produces MPEEAGFPPAKRFRPGCGPPGGRVVMLLTAGGGGGRRQQQPVLAQPAASPYPEAVERQRRSLPIFQARGQLLAQLRNLDSAVLIGETGSGKTTQLPQYLYEGGVGRQGVIAVTQPRRVAAISLASRVSDEKRTELGKLVGYSVRFDDISSEDTRIKFLTDGMLLREAISDSLLRKYSCVILDEAHERTVHTDVLFGVVKAAQKRRKELGRLPLKVIVMSATMDVDLFSQYFGGAPVLYLEGRQHPIQVFYTKQPQQDYLHAALVSVFQIHQEAPPSQDILVFLTGQEEIEATSKICRDIARHLPDGCPSLLVLPLYASLPYAQQLRVFQGAPKGCRKVIISTNIAETSITIPGIKYVVDTGMVKAKRYNPDGGLEVLAVQRVSKTQAWQRTGRAGREDSGVCYRLYTEDEFEKFDKMTVPEIQRCDLAGVMLQLLAMKVPDVLTFDFMSKPSPDHIQAAVAQLELLGALERKDEQLTLTPLGRKMAAFPLEPRFAKAILLSPKFHCTEEMLTIVSLLSVDSVLCNPPSRRDEVQAVRRKFASSEGDHVTLLNVYRAFRSAGGNKDWCKENFVNSKNVMLAGEVRAQLRDICLKITSCYKSIQRGKQWHRRAETTSPTSCPSKDRPGCRCPWCPPTGTWRASAAAWPTVCS; encoded by the exons ATGCCGGAGGAGGCGGGCTTCCCGCCGGCCAAGAGGTTCCGGCCGGGCTGCGGGCCTCCCGGGGGGCGCGTGGTGATGCTGCTGaccgcgggcggcggcggcggccggaggCAGCAGCAGCCGGTCCTGGCCCAGCCCGCGGCCAGCCCCTACCCCGAGGCGGTGGAGCGGCAGCGCCGGAGCCTGCCGATCTTCCAGGCGCGGGGGCAGCTGCTGGCCCAGCTCCGAAACCTGGACAGCGCCGTCCTCATCG GGGAGACAGGCTCTGGGAAGACGACTCAGCTCCCGCAGTACCTCTACGAGGGGGGCGTGGGCCGCCAGGGCGTCATCGCGGTGACCCAGCCTCGCCGGGTGGCCGCCATCTCTCTTGCGTCTCGAGTCTCGGACGAGAAGAGAACTGAACTCGGGAAGCTG GTTGGCTATTCCGTGCGCTTTGACGACATCAGCTCCGAGGACACCAGGATCAAGTTCCTGACGGACGGCATGCTTCTGCGAGAAGCGATTTCAGACTCCTTGCTCCGGAAGTACAGCTGTGTCATTTTGGACGAAGCCCACGAACGGACCGTCCACACGGACGTGCTCTTCGGGGTCGTGAAGGCCGCGCAGAAGCggaggaaggagctggggagACTGCCTCTCAAA GTGATCGTGATGTCCGCCACGATGGACGTGGATCTGTTCTCGCAGTATTTCGGCGGGGCACCCGTCCTCTACCTGGAGGGTCGGCAGCATCCCATCCAGGTGTTTTACACCAAACAGCCCCAGCAGGACTACCTGCACGCCGCTCTCGTCTCCGTCTTCCAGATCCACCAG GAGGCCCCCCCCTCTCAGGACATCCTGGTGTTCCTCACCGGCCAGGAGGAGATCGAAGCCACGAGCAAGATCTGCCGAGACATCGCCAGGCACCTCCCGGAcggctgcccctccctgctggtcCTGCCTCTGTACGCCTCCCTGCCCTACGCCCAGCAGCTCCGCGTCTTCCAGGGAGCCCCGAAG gGCTGTCGCAAAGTGATCATTTCCACCAACATTGCCGAAACCTCCATAACCATTCCGGGAATAAAATACGTAGTCGACACGGGCATGGTTAAAGCAAAGAGGTATAATCCCG ACGGCGGCCTGGAGGTGCTGGCCGTGCAGCGCGTGTCAAAGACCCAGGCCTGGCAGCGCACGGGCCGGGCCGGCAGGGAGGACAGTGGCGTCTGTTACCGGCTGTACACGGAGGACGAGTTCGAGAAGTTTGACAAGATGACCGTGCCAGAGATCCAGAG GTGTGACCTGGCCGGCGTGATGCTGCAGCTCTTGGCAATGAAAGTCCCCGACGTGCTCACCTTCGACTTCATGTCCAAGCCCTCTCCAG ACCACATTCAGGCGGCCGTGGCACAGCTGGAGCTGCTGGGAGCCCTGGAGCGGAAGGACGAGCAGCTCACCCTGACTCCGCTCGGAAGGAAGATGGCAGCTTTCCCTTTAGAGCCCAGGTTCGCCAAA GCCATCCTCCTGTCCCCCAAGTTCCACTGCACGGAGGAGATGCTGACCATCGTGTCCCTGCTGTCCGTGGACAGCGTCCTGTGCAACCCTCCCTCCCGGCGGGATGAGGTGCAGGCCGTCCGCAGGAAGTTCGCGTCCAGCGAGGGCGACCACGTCACCTTGCTCAACGTCTACCGGGCCTTCAGAAGCGCCGGCGGGAACAAG gATTGGTGCAAAGAAAATTTTGTCAACAGCAAGAACGTGATGCTGGCAGGCGAAGTCCGAGCACAGCTGAGGGACATCTGCCTGAAG ATTACTTCTTGTTACAAGTCGATACAGCGCGGAAAACAGTGGCACAGACGGGCTGAAACAACTTCTCCCACATCCTGCCCTTCCAAAGACAGACCAGG ATGTCGATGCCCATGGTGTCCTCCCACGGGGACGTGGAGAGCATCCGCCGCTGCCTGGCCCACAGTCTGTTCATGA
- the DHX33 gene encoding ATP-dependent RNA helicase DHX33 isoform X2, whose amino-acid sequence MPEEAGFPPAKRFRPGCGPPGGRVVMLLTAGGGGGRRQQQPVLAQPAASPYPEAVERQRRSLPIFQARGQLLAQLRNLDSAVLIGETGSGKTTQLPQYLYEGGVGRQGVIAVTQPRRVAAISLASRVSDEKRTELGKLVGYSVRFDDISSEDTRIKFLTDGMLLREAISDSLLRKYSCVILDEAHERTVHTDVLFGVVKAAQKRRKELGRLPLKVIVMSATMDVDLFSQYFGGAPVLYLEGRQHPIQVFYTKQPQQDYLHAALVSVFQIHQEAPPSQDILVFLTGQEEIEATSKICRDIARHLPDGCPSLLVLPLYASLPYAQQLRVFQGAPKGCRKVIISTNIAETSITIPGIKYVVDTGMVKAKRYNPDGGLEVLAVQRVSKTQAWQRTGRAGREDSGVCYRLYTEDEFEKFDKMTVPEIQRCDLAGVMLQLLAMKVPDVLTFDFMSKPSPDHIQAAVAQLELLGALERKDEQLTLTPLGRKMAAFPLEPRFAKAILLSPKFHCTEEMLTIVSLLSVDSVLCNPPSRRDEVQAVRRKFASSEGDHVTLLNVYRAFRSAGGNKDWCKENFVNSKNVMLAGEVRAQLRDICLKMSMPMVSSHGDVESIRRCLAHSLFMSTAELQPDGTYATTDTHQPVAVHPSSVLFHCRPACVVYTELLYTNRCYMRGLCVVDADWLYEAAPDYFRRKLRAARD is encoded by the exons ATGCCGGAGGAGGCGGGCTTCCCGCCGGCCAAGAGGTTCCGGCCGGGCTGCGGGCCTCCCGGGGGGCGCGTGGTGATGCTGCTGaccgcgggcggcggcggcggccggaggCAGCAGCAGCCGGTCCTGGCCCAGCCCGCGGCCAGCCCCTACCCCGAGGCGGTGGAGCGGCAGCGCCGGAGCCTGCCGATCTTCCAGGCGCGGGGGCAGCTGCTGGCCCAGCTCCGAAACCTGGACAGCGCCGTCCTCATCG GGGAGACAGGCTCTGGGAAGACGACTCAGCTCCCGCAGTACCTCTACGAGGGGGGCGTGGGCCGCCAGGGCGTCATCGCGGTGACCCAGCCTCGCCGGGTGGCCGCCATCTCTCTTGCGTCTCGAGTCTCGGACGAGAAGAGAACTGAACTCGGGAAGCTG GTTGGCTATTCCGTGCGCTTTGACGACATCAGCTCCGAGGACACCAGGATCAAGTTCCTGACGGACGGCATGCTTCTGCGAGAAGCGATTTCAGACTCCTTGCTCCGGAAGTACAGCTGTGTCATTTTGGACGAAGCCCACGAACGGACCGTCCACACGGACGTGCTCTTCGGGGTCGTGAAGGCCGCGCAGAAGCggaggaaggagctggggagACTGCCTCTCAAA GTGATCGTGATGTCCGCCACGATGGACGTGGATCTGTTCTCGCAGTATTTCGGCGGGGCACCCGTCCTCTACCTGGAGGGTCGGCAGCATCCCATCCAGGTGTTTTACACCAAACAGCCCCAGCAGGACTACCTGCACGCCGCTCTCGTCTCCGTCTTCCAGATCCACCAG GAGGCCCCCCCCTCTCAGGACATCCTGGTGTTCCTCACCGGCCAGGAGGAGATCGAAGCCACGAGCAAGATCTGCCGAGACATCGCCAGGCACCTCCCGGAcggctgcccctccctgctggtcCTGCCTCTGTACGCCTCCCTGCCCTACGCCCAGCAGCTCCGCGTCTTCCAGGGAGCCCCGAAG gGCTGTCGCAAAGTGATCATTTCCACCAACATTGCCGAAACCTCCATAACCATTCCGGGAATAAAATACGTAGTCGACACGGGCATGGTTAAAGCAAAGAGGTATAATCCCG ACGGCGGCCTGGAGGTGCTGGCCGTGCAGCGCGTGTCAAAGACCCAGGCCTGGCAGCGCACGGGCCGGGCCGGCAGGGAGGACAGTGGCGTCTGTTACCGGCTGTACACGGAGGACGAGTTCGAGAAGTTTGACAAGATGACCGTGCCAGAGATCCAGAG GTGTGACCTGGCCGGCGTGATGCTGCAGCTCTTGGCAATGAAAGTCCCCGACGTGCTCACCTTCGACTTCATGTCCAAGCCCTCTCCAG ACCACATTCAGGCGGCCGTGGCACAGCTGGAGCTGCTGGGAGCCCTGGAGCGGAAGGACGAGCAGCTCACCCTGACTCCGCTCGGAAGGAAGATGGCAGCTTTCCCTTTAGAGCCCAGGTTCGCCAAA GCCATCCTCCTGTCCCCCAAGTTCCACTGCACGGAGGAGATGCTGACCATCGTGTCCCTGCTGTCCGTGGACAGCGTCCTGTGCAACCCTCCCTCCCGGCGGGATGAGGTGCAGGCCGTCCGCAGGAAGTTCGCGTCCAGCGAGGGCGACCACGTCACCTTGCTCAACGTCTACCGGGCCTTCAGAAGCGCCGGCGGGAACAAG gATTGGTGCAAAGAAAATTTTGTCAACAGCAAGAACGTGATGCTGGCAGGCGAAGTCCGAGCACAGCTGAGGGACATCTGCCTGAAG ATGTCGATGCCCATGGTGTCCTCCCACGGGGACGTGGAGAGCATCCGCCGCTGCCTGGCCCACAGTCTGTTCATGAGCACCGCCGAGCTGCAGCCCGACGGCACCTACGCGACCACGGACACGCACCAGCCGGTGGCCGTCCACCCCTCGTCCGTCCTCTTCCACTGCCGGCCGGCCTGCGTCGTGTACACGGAGCTGCTCTACACCAACAGGTGCTACATGCGGGGCCTGTGCGTGGTGGACGCGGACTGGCTGTACGAGGCCGCCCCCGACTACTTCCGGAGGAAGCTGAGGGCCGCCCGAGACTGA
- the LOC115500829 gene encoding complement component 1 Q subcomponent-binding protein, mitochondrial isoform X2 has protein sequence MLPLLRRVPRALGSAVAGLRAAPVPPTRPLLQPAPRPCVRPFGLFRVRAGLLVPRGPCSCGCGALHTQGDKAFVEFLNDEIKEEKKIQKHGSLPKMSGGWELEVNGTEATLVRKVAGEKITVTFNINNSIPPTFAGEEEPSQGQKAEEQEPELTSTPNFVVEVIKNGGKKALVLDCHYPEDEVGQEEEDESDIFAIREVSFQSVGESEWKDTNYTLNTDSLDWRVAFLSPGLIRPPDGLPGRPGGGQHFRR, from the exons ATGCTTCCTCTGCTGCGCCGCGTGCCCCGCGCGCTGGGCTCCGCCGTCGCCGGGCTCCGCGCCGCGCCCGTCCCGCCAACCCGGCCGCTGCTGCAGCCCGCGCCCCGGCCGTGCGTGCGGCCTTTCGGGCTGTTCCGAGTGCGCGCCGGCCTCCTGGTCCCCCGCGGGCCCTGCAGCTGCGGCTGCGGCGCGCTGCACACCCAGG GAGACAAAGCTTTCGTCGAGTTCCTGAACGACGAGATTAAGGAGGAGAAGAAGATACAGAAGCATGGGTCCCTCCCCAAGATGtctgggggctgggagctggAAGTGAACGGGACAGAAGCCACGTTAGTGCGGAAAGTGGCTGGAGAAAA GATCACGGTGACGTTCAACATTAACAACAGCATCCCGCCGACATTTGCTGGGGAGGAGGAGCCCTCCCAGGGGCAGAAGGCGGAAGAACAGGAG CCCGAACTGACGTCCACTCCCAATTTCGTGGTGGAGGTTATAAAGAACGGCGGCAAGAAGGCCCTGGTTCTGGACTGTCACTATCCGGAAGACGAG gtggggcaggaagaggaggacgAGAGTGACATCTTCGCCATCAGAGAAGTGAGCTTTCAGTCGGTTGGCGAGTCTGAGTGGAAGGACACGAACTACACGCTCAACACGGACTCCCTGGACTGG CGAGTGGCGTTTCTGTCTCCAGGCCTTATACGACCACCTGATGGACTTCCTGGCCGACCGGGGGGTGGACAACACTTTCGCCGATGA
- the LOC115500829 gene encoding complement component 1 Q subcomponent-binding protein, mitochondrial isoform X1 — protein MLPLLRRVPRALGSAVAGLRAAPVPPTRPLLQPAPRPCVRPFGLFRVRAGLLVPRGPCSCGCGALHTQGDKAFVEFLNDEIKEEKKIQKHGSLPKMSGGWELEVNGTEATLVRKVAGEKITVTFNINNSIPPTFAGEEEPSQGQKAEEQEPELTSTPNFVVEVIKNGGKKALVLDCHYPEDEVGQEEEDESDIFAIREVSFQSVGESEWKDTNYTLNTDSLDWALYDHLMDFLADRGVDNTFADELVELSTALEHREYITFLEDLKGFVKSQ, from the exons ATGCTTCCTCTGCTGCGCCGCGTGCCCCGCGCGCTGGGCTCCGCCGTCGCCGGGCTCCGCGCCGCGCCCGTCCCGCCAACCCGGCCGCTGCTGCAGCCCGCGCCCCGGCCGTGCGTGCGGCCTTTCGGGCTGTTCCGAGTGCGCGCCGGCCTCCTGGTCCCCCGCGGGCCCTGCAGCTGCGGCTGCGGCGCGCTGCACACCCAGG GAGACAAAGCTTTCGTCGAGTTCCTGAACGACGAGATTAAGGAGGAGAAGAAGATACAGAAGCATGGGTCCCTCCCCAAGATGtctgggggctgggagctggAAGTGAACGGGACAGAAGCCACGTTAGTGCGGAAAGTGGCTGGAGAAAA GATCACGGTGACGTTCAACATTAACAACAGCATCCCGCCGACATTTGCTGGGGAGGAGGAGCCCTCCCAGGGGCAGAAGGCGGAAGAACAGGAG CCCGAACTGACGTCCACTCCCAATTTCGTGGTGGAGGTTATAAAGAACGGCGGCAAGAAGGCCCTGGTTCTGGACTGTCACTATCCGGAAGACGAG gtggggcaggaagaggaggacgAGAGTGACATCTTCGCCATCAGAGAAGTGAGCTTTCAGTCGGTTGGCGAGTCTGAGTGGAAGGACACGAACTACACGCTCAACACGGACTCCCTGGACTGG GCCTTATACGACCACCTGATGGACTTCCTGGCCGACCGGGGGGTGGACAACACTTTCGCCGATGAGCTGGTGGAGCTCAGCACGGCCCTGGAGCACCGGGAGTACATCACTTTTCTCGAAGACCTGAAGGGGTTCGTCAAGAGCCAGTAG